The Eurosta solidaginis isolate ZX-2024a chromosome 4, ASM4086904v1, whole genome shotgun sequence genome includes a window with the following:
- the LOC137251011 gene encoding peptide transporter family 1-like isoform X1 → MPEENDLKSYNVRVQTNKTANDNKSEPSNDFDISTEQTMFSQSSLNDNDKNGEQKEGKGGESLNISAIEKQEQKLSYPKSILIIISNVFCNSYSFYGMQSILVLYLSRQLGYNNDDATIIFHIFAMSAYFLCIMGAIVSDSWLGRFNTISYFFIVYVIGGALISVPPLNLPATVFTMIGLTLTAIGAGGVQPCLSAFGGDQFEMPAQENKITSYFSLYYFSINAAALCSYIVTPILREDVHCFDEKECYLLAFGAPTLVVGISAIVFILARPLYKIKPPSGNMVVLVSKTIAEAIATKWQERKTNPREHWLDYADKKYDHQQIEGIKVLMRVLVLFLPLPFFWALFCQQGSRWTLQATRMNGDMGSWNIKPEQMQMFNPLLVLIFIPLCEFSVYPLLNLVRFRSPLQKLSLGGILAGIAFIISGLVEVKMQETYPTLPSAEIAQLRVYNGELCDYTITTNLANYEFDINSLETYVNKSISIDSSNGLNLQLKFNSKSLHNCASLPTQRCFLQSEKSFYVLMNSRNTTHPIICAEDTIAKPIRGLPLARVLANVNSSRRIHWMNSKGSVEHTEHASQRILTAFKADKYQLLIDNVIIETVKLEVGGIYTILIAEESSSEYHSNIVIVTNPNSVSILWQIPQYVVMTLGEVLFSVTGFEFSYSQAPDSMKSALQAFWLLTIAFGNVIVIVVAELSLFDSQAYEFFLFAASMLADMIIFMFIAYRYMPNNPVPSTEEEVMKAMRSEQLITDNLAETINE, encoded by the exons ATGCCCGAAGAAAATG ATCTGAAGTCATATAATGTTCGAGTACAAACAAATAAAACAGCAAATGATAATAAATCTGAGCCATCAAACGATTTTGATATATCAACTGAACAAACAATGTTTTCACAATCAAGTTTAAATGATAACGACAAGAATGGTGAACAGAAAGAAGGCAAGGGCGGAGAATCGTTGAATATATCGGCAATAGAGAAACAAGAGCAG AAACTGTCGTATCCGAAATCAATCCTTATCATCATCAGTAATGTGTTCTGCAACAGCTACAGCTTTTATGGCATGCAAT ctatACTCGTTTTATACCTATCTCGGCAACTTGGCTATAATAACGATGATGCCACCATCATCTTCCACATCTTCGCTATGTCCGCATATTTCCTATGCATAATGGGTGCTATCGTTTCGGACAGTTGGCTTGGAAGATTCAATACgatatcttatttttttattgtttacgtCATTGGCGGAGCATTGATTTCAGTTCCACCGTTAAATTTGCCTGCCACGGTATTTACCATGATTGGTTTAACATTGACTGCGATTGGAGCGGGTGGCGTACAGCCATGCCTTTCCGCATTTGGTGGCGATCAATTTGAAATGCCGGCGCAGGAGAATAAAATAACATCATACTTTTCACtctattatttttcaattaatgCCGCAGCATTATGCTCCTATATAGTAACGCCAATATTACGTGAAGATGTTCATTGCTTTGATGAAAAGGAATGTTACTTGTTGGCGTTTGGAGCTCCAACTTTGGTTGTGGGTATTTCTGcaa TTGTATTCATATTAGCTCGTccattatacaaaattaaaccaCCTTCAGGAAATATGGTCGTATTGGTCAGCAAAACTATTGCC GAAGCTATCGCTACGAAATGGCAGGAAAGAAAGACAAATCCACGCGAACATTGGCTGGACTACGCCGATAAAAAGTACGATCATCAACAAATTGAAGGCATAAAAGTGTTGATGCGTGTCTTAGTACTATTTCTACCACTGCCATTTTTTTGGGCGCTCTTTTGTCAGCAAGGCTCACGCTGGACACTACAAGCTACGCGAATGAATGGTGATATGGGATCATGGAATATTAAGCCTGAACAAATGCAAATGTTTAACCCTTTGCTGGTTCTCATATTCATACCACTTTGCGAGTTTTCTGTTTATCCGCTTTTAAATTTAGTCAGATTTCGAAGTCCTTTACAAAAACTTAGTTTAGGTGGCATCCTTGCTGGGATTGCCTTTATTATTTCAGGATTAGTTGAAGTTAAAATGCAG GAAACCTATCCAACTTTGCCATCGGCAGAAATTGCGCAACTTCGTGTTTACAATGGCGAACTTTGTGATTATACGATCACTACGAATTTGGCCAACTACGAGTTTGATATCAATTCCCTAGAAACTTATGTAAACAAAAGTATAAGTATAGACTCATCTAATGGTCTAAATTTACAACTCAAATTTAACTCGAAGTCGCTTCATAATTGCGCGTCATTGCCAACACAAAGGTGCTTTCTTCAATCTGAAAAATCGTTTTATGTACTAATGAACTCGAGGAATACAACACATCCTATAATATgcgctgaagacaccatagcgaAGCCTATTCGTGGTCTTCCACTTGCACGTGTTTTAGCCAATGTAAATTCAAGTCGCCGAATCCATTGGATGAATAGTAAAGGCTCAGTTGAGCATACAGAACATGCTTCTCAGCGTATTTTAACAGCATTCAAAGCGGATAAATATCAGTTGTTGATCGATAATGTTATAATCGAAACTGTAAAACTTGAAGTTGGTGGTATTTATACGATTTTAATAGCAGAGGAATCTTCAAGCGAATATCATAGTAATATTGTAATTGTAACAAATCCCAACTCGGTGTCTATACTTTGGCAGATTCCACAGTACGTTGTTATGACTCTTGGCGAGGTCTTGTTTTCAGTGACAGGGTTTGAGTTTTCATACTCTCAAGCGCCGGATTCAATGAAATCAGCGCTGCAAGCTTTCTGGCTGTTAACAATCGCATTTGGTAACGTAATCGTTATAGTTGTTGCTGAATTATCTCTTTTCGATTCACAGGCGTACGAATTTTTCCTCTTCGCTGCTTCGATGTTGGCAGATATgattatatttatgtttattgcaTATCGGTATATGCCAAACAATCCAGTACCCAGCACTGAAGAGGAGGTTATGAAAGCTATGAGGAGTGAACAACTTATAACCGATAATTTAGCTGAAACAATTAATGAGTAA
- the LOC137251011 gene encoding peptide transporter family 1-like isoform X2 → MPEENDLKSYNVRVQTNKTANDNKSEPSNDFDISTEQTMFSQSSLNDNDKNGEQKEGKGGESLNISAIEKQEQKLSYPKSILIIISNVFCNSYSFYGMQSILVLYLSRQLGYNNDDATIIFHIFAMSAYFLCIMGAIVSDSWLGRFNTISYFFIVYVIGGALISVPPLNLPATVFTMIGLTLTAIGAGGVQPCLSAFGGDQFEMPAQENKITSYFSLYYFSINAAALCSYIVTPILREDVHCFDEKECYLLAFGAPTLVVGISAIVFILARPLYKIKPPSGNMVVLVSKTIAEAIATKWQERKTNPREHWLDYADKKYDHQQIEGIKVLMRVLVLFLPLPFFWALFCQQGSRWTLQATRMNGDMGSWNIKPEQMQMFNPLLVLIFIPLCEFSVYPLLNLVRFRSPLQKLSLGGILAGIAFIISGLVEVKMQETYPTLPSAEIAQLRVYNGELCDYTITTNLANYEFDINSLETYVNKSISIDSSNGLNLQLKFNSKSLHNCASLPTQRCFLQSEKSFYVLMNSRNTTHPIICAEDTIAKPIRGLPLARVLANVNSSRRIHWMNSKGSVEHTEHASQRILTAFKADKYQLLIDNVIIETVKLEVGGIYTILIAEESSSEYHSNIVIVTNPNSVSILWQIPQYVVMTLGEVLFSVTGFEFSYSQAPDSMKSALQAFWLLTIAFGVRIFPLRCFDVGRYDYIYVYCISVYAKQSSTQH, encoded by the exons ATGCCCGAAGAAAATG ATCTGAAGTCATATAATGTTCGAGTACAAACAAATAAAACAGCAAATGATAATAAATCTGAGCCATCAAACGATTTTGATATATCAACTGAACAAACAATGTTTTCACAATCAAGTTTAAATGATAACGACAAGAATGGTGAACAGAAAGAAGGCAAGGGCGGAGAATCGTTGAATATATCGGCAATAGAGAAACAAGAGCAG AAACTGTCGTATCCGAAATCAATCCTTATCATCATCAGTAATGTGTTCTGCAACAGCTACAGCTTTTATGGCATGCAAT ctatACTCGTTTTATACCTATCTCGGCAACTTGGCTATAATAACGATGATGCCACCATCATCTTCCACATCTTCGCTATGTCCGCATATTTCCTATGCATAATGGGTGCTATCGTTTCGGACAGTTGGCTTGGAAGATTCAATACgatatcttatttttttattgtttacgtCATTGGCGGAGCATTGATTTCAGTTCCACCGTTAAATTTGCCTGCCACGGTATTTACCATGATTGGTTTAACATTGACTGCGATTGGAGCGGGTGGCGTACAGCCATGCCTTTCCGCATTTGGTGGCGATCAATTTGAAATGCCGGCGCAGGAGAATAAAATAACATCATACTTTTCACtctattatttttcaattaatgCCGCAGCATTATGCTCCTATATAGTAACGCCAATATTACGTGAAGATGTTCATTGCTTTGATGAAAAGGAATGTTACTTGTTGGCGTTTGGAGCTCCAACTTTGGTTGTGGGTATTTCTGcaa TTGTATTCATATTAGCTCGTccattatacaaaattaaaccaCCTTCAGGAAATATGGTCGTATTGGTCAGCAAAACTATTGCC GAAGCTATCGCTACGAAATGGCAGGAAAGAAAGACAAATCCACGCGAACATTGGCTGGACTACGCCGATAAAAAGTACGATCATCAACAAATTGAAGGCATAAAAGTGTTGATGCGTGTCTTAGTACTATTTCTACCACTGCCATTTTTTTGGGCGCTCTTTTGTCAGCAAGGCTCACGCTGGACACTACAAGCTACGCGAATGAATGGTGATATGGGATCATGGAATATTAAGCCTGAACAAATGCAAATGTTTAACCCTTTGCTGGTTCTCATATTCATACCACTTTGCGAGTTTTCTGTTTATCCGCTTTTAAATTTAGTCAGATTTCGAAGTCCTTTACAAAAACTTAGTTTAGGTGGCATCCTTGCTGGGATTGCCTTTATTATTTCAGGATTAGTTGAAGTTAAAATGCAG GAAACCTATCCAACTTTGCCATCGGCAGAAATTGCGCAACTTCGTGTTTACAATGGCGAACTTTGTGATTATACGATCACTACGAATTTGGCCAACTACGAGTTTGATATCAATTCCCTAGAAACTTATGTAAACAAAAGTATAAGTATAGACTCATCTAATGGTCTAAATTTACAACTCAAATTTAACTCGAAGTCGCTTCATAATTGCGCGTCATTGCCAACACAAAGGTGCTTTCTTCAATCTGAAAAATCGTTTTATGTACTAATGAACTCGAGGAATACAACACATCCTATAATATgcgctgaagacaccatagcgaAGCCTATTCGTGGTCTTCCACTTGCACGTGTTTTAGCCAATGTAAATTCAAGTCGCCGAATCCATTGGATGAATAGTAAAGGCTCAGTTGAGCATACAGAACATGCTTCTCAGCGTATTTTAACAGCATTCAAAGCGGATAAATATCAGTTGTTGATCGATAATGTTATAATCGAAACTGTAAAACTTGAAGTTGGTGGTATTTATACGATTTTAATAGCAGAGGAATCTTCAAGCGAATATCATAGTAATATTGTAATTGTAACAAATCCCAACTCGGTGTCTATACTTTGGCAGATTCCACAGTACGTTGTTATGACTCTTGGCGAGGTCTTGTTTTCAGTGACAGGGTTTGAGTTTTCATACTCTCAAGCGCCGGATTCAATGAAATCAGCGCTGCAAGCTTTCTGGCTGTTAACAATCGCATTTG GCGTACGAATTTTTCCTCTTCGCTGCTTCGATGTTGGCAGATATgattatatttatgtttattgcaTATCGGTATATGCCAAACAATCCAGTACCCAGCACTGA
- the LOC137248785 gene encoding solute carrier family 15 member 1-like gives MSGLVELKLEQTYPTLPSEGIAQLRVYNGELCDYSITTNFADLSFDVNSLDKYINKSINIESSNGINIQFQFNAKAGATCALLPNHNCLLKSERSYYMILNSKNTTHPIICAEDTIAKPSRGYPLVRVLANVNPCRTIQWQNSKGSVEHTEQAYQRSLMELNSDTYLLLVDNVEIDMVKFEVGGIYTILIAEESSSTYHIQVVTVTEPNSVSIFRLIPQYVVMSLGQVTFTVTGTEFSYTEAPVSMKTVLQGFWLLTRCFGNLIVIK, from the exons ATGTCAGGATTAGTGGAGCTAAAGTTGGAG CAAACCTATCCAACATTGCCATCGGAAGGAATTGCTCAACTTCGTGTATACAATGGCGAACTTTGTGATTATTCGATAACTACTAATTTCGCTGACTTAAGTTTCGATGTCAATTCCCTAGACAAGTACATAAACAAAAGTATCAACATCGAATCATCTAACGGTATAAATATACAGTTCCAATTCAATGCAAAAGCTGGTGCAACTTGTGCACTGCTGCCGAATCATAATTGCCTTCTAAAATCTGAAAGGTCGTATTACATGATTTTAAATTCGAAAAATACCACACACCCTATAATCTGCGCTGAAGATACAATAGCGAAACCTAGTCGTGGTTATCCGCTCGTACGAGTGTTAGCGAATGTTAATCCATGTAGAACGATTCAATGGCAAAACAGTAAAGGTTCCGTTGAACACACAGAACAAGCTTATCAACGAAGCTTAATGGAGCTCAACTCTGATACCTATCTGCTATTGGTTGATAACGTTGAAATTGACATGGTAAAGTTCGAAGTTGGTGGAATTTACACAATATTAATAGCAGAGGAATCATCAAGTACATATCATATTCAAGTTGTAACTGTAACAGAACCGAATTCAGTATCGATTTTTCGGCTTATTCCGCAATATGTTGTTATGTCTCTTGGGCAGGTGACATTTACCGTGACTGGGACTGAATTTTCATACACTGAAGCTCCAGTATCTATGAAAACAGTACTGCAAGGTTTTTGGCTACTAACAAGATGTTTTGGTAATCTAATCgtgattaaataa